From a single Couchioplanes caeruleus genomic region:
- the ffh gene encoding signal recognition particle protein, translating to MFDTLSDRLSGIFTKLRGKGRLTDADIDATAREIRLALLEADVALPVVKAFIANLKERARGAEVSQALNPAQQIIKIVHEELIGILGGEGRRLQFAKQPPTVIMLAGLQGSGKTTLAGKLSRWLKGQGHQPLLVAADLQRPNAVNQLQVLAGRAGVDVYAPEPGNGVGNPVQVARDSIEHAKRTAKDIVIVDTAGRLGIDAEMMQQARDIRDAVDPDEVVFVIDAMVGQDAVTTAEAFRDGVGITGVVLSKLDGDARGGAALSVRHVTGQPILFASTGEKLEDFDVFHPDRMASRILGMGDVLTLIEQAEQAFDEDQKEKMTSKLLGGEQFTLEDFLDQLIAVRRMGPIANILGMMPGMGQMKDQLAELDDSHFDRVTAIIRSMTPGERTNPKIINGSRRARIANGSGVTVMDVNQLLNRFADAQKMMKQMGGMMGLPGAGRRKATKSPKNKRKGTKGGNRPRVGGAGMPAGFPGGMPQLPPGMDPSALAGGQGMPPGFKLPKLDFNKLSNPKRDDDKR from the coding sequence GTGTTTGACACCTTGAGCGACCGCCTCTCCGGGATCTTCACCAAGCTCCGGGGCAAGGGGCGGCTCACCGACGCCGACATCGACGCCACCGCGCGCGAGATCCGTCTCGCGCTGCTCGAGGCGGACGTCGCGCTGCCGGTGGTCAAGGCGTTCATCGCCAACCTCAAGGAACGCGCCCGCGGGGCGGAGGTCTCGCAGGCGCTCAACCCCGCCCAGCAGATCATCAAGATCGTCCACGAGGAGCTCATCGGCATCCTCGGCGGCGAGGGGCGGCGGCTGCAGTTCGCGAAGCAGCCGCCGACCGTGATCATGCTGGCCGGCCTGCAGGGTTCCGGTAAGACCACGCTCGCCGGCAAGCTCTCGCGCTGGCTCAAGGGCCAGGGCCACCAGCCTCTGCTGGTCGCGGCCGACCTGCAGCGGCCCAACGCGGTCAACCAGCTCCAGGTCCTGGCCGGCCGGGCCGGCGTCGACGTGTACGCCCCCGAGCCCGGCAACGGCGTCGGCAACCCGGTCCAGGTGGCCCGCGACTCGATCGAGCACGCCAAGCGCACCGCCAAGGACATCGTCATCGTCGACACCGCCGGCCGCCTCGGCATCGACGCCGAGATGATGCAGCAGGCCCGCGACATCCGCGACGCGGTCGACCCCGACGAGGTCGTCTTCGTCATCGACGCGATGGTCGGCCAGGACGCGGTCACCACGGCCGAGGCCTTCCGCGACGGCGTCGGCATCACCGGCGTGGTCCTGTCGAAGCTCGACGGCGACGCCCGCGGCGGCGCGGCCCTGTCGGTGCGGCACGTGACCGGCCAGCCGATCCTCTTCGCGTCCACGGGCGAGAAGCTCGAGGACTTCGACGTCTTCCACCCCGACCGGATGGCCAGCCGCATTCTCGGCATGGGCGACGTGCTGACCCTCATCGAGCAGGCCGAGCAGGCCTTCGACGAGGATCAGAAGGAGAAGATGACCTCCAAGCTGCTCGGTGGCGAGCAGTTCACCCTGGAGGACTTCCTCGACCAGCTCATCGCGGTGCGCAGGATGGGCCCGATCGCCAACATCCTCGGCATGATGCCGGGCATGGGCCAGATGAAGGACCAGCTGGCCGAGCTCGACGACAGCCACTTCGACCGGGTCACCGCGATCATCCGGTCGATGACCCCCGGCGAGCGCACCAACCCGAAGATCATCAACGGCTCCCGCCGAGCCCGCATCGCCAACGGCTCCGGCGTGACCGTCATGGACGTCAACCAGCTGCTCAACCGCTTCGCCGACGCGCAGAAGATGATGAAGCAGATGGGCGGCATGATGGGCCTGCCGGGCGCCGGGCGGCGCAAGGCCACCAAGAGCCCCAAGAACAAGCGCAAGGGCACCAAGGGTGGCAACCGGCCCCGCGTGGGCGGCGCCGGCATGCCGGCGGGCTTCCCGGGCGGCATGCCGCAGCTCCCGCCGGGCATGGACCCCAGCGCGCTGGCCGGCGGCCAGGGGATGCCGCCGGGGTTCAAGCTTCCGAAACTCGACTTCAACAAGCTCTCCAACCCGAAGCGCGACGACGACAAGCGCTGA
- a CDS encoding stealth family protein, with translation MPLRRILRMAPWEVRSRVLRSMQYRVLPHIAEERRLSVARRLVLLSPPPRLPFTRRRDDGTTMRVRTARGRVTAHRDPAASPVGVRRQNLDRVVAALDEAGIEWFRIPTRALRTTAVAVRATDRPAVARLLEDLTATTEGRLDVVKPRRAKKAGAADVVKVSWPVTDPDGSLVLGTDFGCEVEFWTERDGMLAGPRRNPIADVIALDEPVVDAPEPAFGPFSSPADRTPYRTRQIFTLPSPDRIGFPIDVVYTWVDGGDPQWQARKAAALAENGWLDEASKLACNDARYTSRDELRYSLRSLHCFAPWVNHIYLVTDDQVPDWLDTAHPGITVVSHREIFGGTGRLPTFNSQAIESRLHRIPGLSEHFLYLNDDVFLGRPVTPDLFFTPGGLTRFFPSNAQVDSAPRRPDDPPADSAGKNNRELIRTAFGRVLTRKMMHTPHPSRRSVIAEIEQRFGEYVEATASHQFRHPDDISLLSSLQQYYAYLTGRAAPGTIAYAYANLASPSTPFRLAGMLRHRNLDAFCLNDTDSDAAIAAEQAALLNEFLPAYLPFASPYELSGPRRAPAAVLTQVDRGPALASERAPEIAVPAQPAGGPAATNSPVA, from the coding sequence GTGCCTCTACGGCGGATCCTGCGAATGGCGCCCTGGGAGGTCCGCTCCCGCGTCCTGCGCAGCATGCAGTACCGGGTGCTCCCCCACATCGCCGAAGAACGGCGCCTCAGCGTGGCGCGCAGGCTCGTGCTGCTGTCCCCCCCACCGCGGCTGCCCTTCACCCGGCGGCGGGACGACGGGACGACCATGCGCGTCCGTACGGCCCGGGGCCGCGTGACCGCTCACCGTGACCCGGCGGCCAGCCCGGTGGGCGTACGCCGGCAGAACCTCGACCGGGTCGTCGCCGCGCTCGACGAGGCCGGCATCGAGTGGTTCCGCATCCCCACCCGGGCGTTGCGCACCACCGCGGTGGCCGTACGCGCCACCGACCGCCCCGCCGTCGCCCGGCTGCTCGAGGACCTGACCGCCACCACCGAGGGCCGGCTGGACGTCGTGAAGCCGCGCCGGGCGAAGAAGGCCGGCGCTGCGGACGTGGTGAAGGTGTCCTGGCCGGTCACCGACCCGGACGGCAGCCTGGTGCTCGGCACCGACTTCGGGTGCGAGGTGGAGTTCTGGACCGAGCGGGACGGCATGCTCGCCGGGCCGCGGCGCAACCCGATCGCCGACGTCATCGCCCTCGACGAGCCGGTGGTGGACGCCCCCGAGCCGGCGTTCGGCCCGTTCAGCTCGCCGGCCGACCGGACCCCGTACCGGACCCGGCAGATCTTCACGCTGCCCAGCCCGGACCGGATCGGCTTCCCGATCGACGTGGTCTACACCTGGGTCGACGGCGGCGACCCGCAGTGGCAGGCCCGCAAGGCCGCCGCGCTCGCGGAGAACGGGTGGCTGGACGAGGCCAGCAAGCTCGCCTGCAACGACGCCCGGTACACCTCGCGGGACGAGCTGCGCTACTCGCTGCGGTCCCTGCACTGCTTCGCGCCCTGGGTGAACCACATCTACCTGGTCACCGACGATCAGGTGCCGGACTGGCTGGACACCGCGCACCCGGGGATCACCGTGGTCAGCCACCGGGAGATCTTCGGCGGTACCGGCCGGCTGCCCACCTTCAACTCCCAGGCGATCGAGTCGCGGCTGCACCGCATCCCCGGCCTGAGCGAGCACTTCCTCTACCTCAACGACGACGTGTTCCTGGGCCGGCCGGTCACGCCGGACCTCTTCTTCACCCCCGGCGGCCTGACCCGCTTCTTCCCGTCGAACGCCCAGGTCGACTCCGCCCCGCGCCGCCCCGACGACCCGCCGGCGGACTCGGCCGGCAAGAACAACCGGGAGCTCATCCGTACGGCGTTCGGCCGGGTGCTGACCCGCAAGATGATGCACACCCCGCACCCGTCCCGGCGCAGCGTCATCGCCGAGATCGAACAGCGCTTCGGCGAGTACGTCGAGGCCACCGCCTCGCACCAGTTCCGCCACCCCGACGACATCTCGTTGCTGTCGTCGCTGCAGCAGTACTACGCCTACCTGACCGGGCGGGCGGCGCCGGGGACGATCGCGTACGCGTACGCGAACCTGGCCAGCCCGTCGACCCCGTTCCGGCTCGCCGGCATGTTGCGCCACCGCAACCTCGACGCGTTCTGCCTCAACGACACCGACTCCGACGCGGCCATCGCGGCCGAGCAGGCGGCGCTGCTCAACGAGTTCCTGCCCGCGTACCTGCCGTTCGCCTCGCCGTACGAGCTGAGCGGCCCGCGCCGCGCGCCCGCCGCCGTCCTGACCCAGGTCGACCGTGGCCCGGCCCTCGCATCCGAGCGGGCGCCGGAGATCGCCGTGCCGGCCCAGCCGGCCGGCGGTCCGGCCGCCACCAATTCGCCCGTCGCCTGA
- a CDS encoding nucleotide sugar dehydrogenase, with translation MSFDVVILGLGYVGLPLAQQATRAGMSVLGFDVNPAVVEALAAGRSHVDDLSDADVAEMVAGGFRTTSDEARIAEAGTAVICVPTPLAEGDGPDLRAVTGATEAVGRNLRPGMLVVLESTTYPGTTDDVVRPLLEKLSGLTAGVDFHVAFSPERIDPGNERFGAHNTPKVVGGYTSACTDRVEAFYGRFIQTVVRTRGTREAETAKLLENTYRHVNIALVNEMARFCHELGIDLWDVIHAASTKPFGFQAFYPGPGVGGHCIPIDPNYLSHNVRSKLGYPFRFVELAQEINATMPAYVARRAQNLLNADGVAVHGAKILLLGVTYKPNIADQRESPATPLARQLASLGAVLTFHDPYVTEWGVPRTDDLEGAAAAADLVILVQHHREYDADHLAGIAKRFFDTRGVTTSREAHRL, from the coding sequence GTGAGCTTCGACGTCGTCATCCTCGGCCTCGGGTACGTGGGGCTGCCGCTCGCGCAGCAGGCCACCCGGGCCGGCATGTCCGTGCTCGGCTTCGACGTCAACCCGGCCGTGGTCGAGGCGCTCGCCGCCGGCCGGTCGCACGTCGACGACCTGTCCGACGCCGACGTGGCCGAGATGGTGGCCGGCGGGTTCCGCACCACCTCCGACGAGGCCCGGATCGCCGAGGCGGGCACCGCGGTCATCTGCGTGCCGACGCCGCTGGCCGAGGGCGACGGGCCGGACCTGCGGGCCGTCACCGGCGCGACCGAGGCGGTCGGCCGCAACCTGCGGCCCGGCATGCTGGTCGTGCTGGAGTCCACCACCTACCCGGGTACGACCGACGACGTCGTACGCCCGCTGCTGGAGAAGCTGTCCGGCCTCACCGCCGGCGTCGACTTCCACGTCGCGTTCTCGCCGGAGCGCATCGACCCGGGCAACGAGCGGTTCGGCGCGCACAACACCCCGAAGGTCGTCGGCGGGTACACCTCCGCGTGCACGGACCGGGTGGAGGCGTTCTACGGCCGGTTCATCCAGACCGTCGTGCGCACCCGCGGCACCCGCGAGGCGGAGACGGCGAAGCTGCTGGAGAACACGTACCGGCACGTGAACATCGCGCTGGTCAACGAGATGGCCCGGTTCTGCCACGAGCTGGGCATCGACCTGTGGGACGTCATCCACGCCGCGTCCACCAAGCCGTTCGGCTTCCAGGCCTTCTACCCCGGCCCGGGTGTGGGCGGCCACTGCATCCCGATCGACCCGAACTACCTGAGCCACAACGTCCGCAGCAAGCTCGGCTACCCGTTCCGCTTCGTCGAGCTCGCGCAGGAGATCAACGCCACGATGCCGGCGTACGTGGCCCGCCGCGCGCAGAACCTGCTCAACGCCGACGGGGTGGCCGTGCACGGCGCGAAGATTCTGCTGCTCGGGGTCACGTACAAGCCGAACATCGCCGACCAGCGCGAGTCGCCGGCCACCCCGCTGGCCCGTCAGCTCGCGTCGCTGGGTGCGGTGCTGACGTTCCACGACCCGTACGTCACCGAGTGGGGCGTGCCGCGCACCGACGACCTGGAGGGCGCCGCCGCGGCCGCCGACCTGGTGATCCTCGTGCAGCACCACCGCGAGTACGACGCCGACCACCTGGCGGGCATCGCCAAGCGCTTCTTCGACACCCGGGGCGTCACCACCAGCCGGGAGGCGCACCGGCTGTGA
- a CDS encoding acyltransferase family protein, with amino-acid sequence MSIAPAAVPQHRAGKHAAGARARTPVAPARPPRHRRDIEGLRAVAVLLVVAYHCGLPLISGGYVGVDVFFVISGFLITGLLLREARGSGTVSIPRFYARRALRLLPASTVVVVATVTASALWLPPLRLSGILSDALHTTMYAMNYRLAAVGTDYLNADAEPSPLQHFWSLAVEEQFYLVWPLLILLFVRSGRARRLGTVLSVLTVGSLALSLWQTQHNAGWAYFGAHTRAWELGAGALLAVGAVKLPRSFVPAGLAAIAVSAVLYTAETPFPGYAAVLPVLGAAAVIAGGTGRPAGVLGLPALQAIGRLSYSWYLWHWPVLLIAPYAVGRPLASWENVLAAIGALALAALTYALVENPVRHLAVLQNRPWRGIGVGLGLSLLAAGLCFAITVSATHLGGTSNYRAAALNPATFDPGDLSAAIAASVNAPAVPANLTPPLDKAMKDKPRYYSEGCSQAFDDPTVKKPCAYGDLSSPTTVVLFGDSHAGHWFPALEAASLQRHWKLVVVTKSACTAADGMIYLPQLKRQFTECVQWRHDAWDYVRSLHPAKVVMGSTYPSNELLGVTGSQDDAWVAAWKRSIRAVSAPGTDVYFISDTPWQNGPTPECLSAHMDRPAECGRSRVGALAEPVRRRLIAAAARAEGATVIDPVPWFCTATTCPPIVGDILVYRDQHHITTAYSRLLAPQLGAALASS; translated from the coding sequence ATGAGCATCGCGCCCGCCGCGGTCCCTCAGCACCGCGCCGGCAAGCACGCGGCAGGGGCACGGGCGCGTACGCCGGTCGCGCCGGCCAGGCCTCCCCGGCACCGCCGTGACATCGAAGGGCTGCGCGCGGTCGCGGTGCTCCTCGTGGTCGCGTACCACTGTGGTCTGCCCTTGATCTCCGGCGGTTACGTCGGCGTCGACGTCTTCTTCGTCATCTCCGGCTTCCTCATCACCGGGCTGCTGCTGCGCGAGGCGCGCGGCAGCGGCACGGTGTCCATCCCGCGCTTCTACGCCCGCCGGGCGCTGCGACTGCTGCCCGCCTCGACGGTCGTGGTCGTCGCGACGGTGACGGCGTCCGCGCTGTGGCTTCCGCCGCTGCGGCTGAGCGGGATCCTCTCCGACGCCCTGCACACCACGATGTACGCGATGAACTACCGGCTCGCGGCCGTCGGCACCGACTACCTGAACGCCGACGCGGAACCCTCGCCGCTGCAGCACTTCTGGTCGCTCGCGGTGGAGGAGCAGTTCTACCTCGTGTGGCCGCTGCTGATCCTGCTGTTCGTCCGCAGTGGCCGCGCGCGGCGGCTCGGCACGGTGCTGTCGGTGCTGACCGTGGGCTCGCTGGCCCTCTCGCTGTGGCAGACGCAGCACAACGCCGGGTGGGCGTACTTCGGGGCGCACACCCGCGCCTGGGAGCTGGGCGCCGGCGCGCTGCTCGCGGTCGGCGCGGTGAAGCTGCCGCGCTCCTTCGTCCCGGCCGGGCTCGCCGCCATCGCCGTCTCCGCCGTGCTGTACACCGCCGAGACGCCGTTCCCGGGGTACGCGGCCGTGCTGCCCGTGCTCGGCGCCGCCGCGGTCATCGCCGGTGGCACCGGCCGGCCGGCGGGAGTGCTGGGCCTGCCGGCGCTCCAGGCGATCGGGCGGCTCTCGTACTCGTGGTACCTCTGGCACTGGCCGGTGCTGCTGATCGCGCCGTACGCGGTGGGCCGTCCGCTGGCCTCCTGGGAGAACGTGCTCGCCGCGATCGGTGCGCTGGCGCTGGCGGCGCTGACGTACGCGCTCGTGGAGAACCCCGTACGCCACCTGGCCGTCCTGCAGAACCGGCCGTGGCGCGGCATCGGCGTGGGCCTCGGGCTCTCGCTGCTCGCCGCCGGGCTCTGCTTCGCCATCACGGTGTCCGCCACGCACCTGGGCGGGACGAGCAATTACCGCGCCGCCGCGCTGAATCCCGCCACGTTCGACCCCGGCGACCTGTCCGCCGCGATCGCGGCGAGCGTGAACGCCCCAGCGGTGCCCGCGAACCTGACGCCCCCGCTGGACAAGGCGATGAAGGACAAGCCGCGCTACTACAGCGAGGGCTGCTCCCAGGCCTTCGACGACCCGACGGTCAAGAAGCCCTGCGCGTACGGCGACCTCAGCTCCCCCACCACGGTCGTGCTGTTCGGCGACTCCCACGCCGGGCACTGGTTCCCGGCGCTGGAGGCGGCCTCGCTGCAGCGGCACTGGAAGCTCGTCGTGGTGACCAAGAGCGCGTGCACCGCGGCGGACGGCATGATCTACCTGCCGCAGCTCAAGCGCCAGTTCACCGAGTGCGTCCAGTGGCGCCACGACGCCTGGGACTACGTCCGCTCCCTGCACCCGGCGAAGGTGGTGATGGGCTCGACGTACCCGAGCAACGAGCTGCTCGGGGTGACCGGCTCGCAGGACGACGCCTGGGTCGCCGCGTGGAAGCGGTCGATCCGCGCGGTGTCCGCACCCGGCACGGACGTCTACTTCATCAGCGACACCCCGTGGCAGAACGGGCCCACGCCGGAATGCCTGTCGGCGCACATGGACCGTCCCGCGGAGTGCGGGCGCAGCCGGGTGGGCGCGCTGGCCGAGCCGGTCCGGCGCAGGCTCATCGCGGCGGCCGCGCGGGCCGAGGGCGCGACGGTCATCGACCCGGTGCCGTGGTTCTGCACCGCGACGACCTGCCCGCCGATCGTCGGCGACATCCTGGTGTACCGGGACCAGCACCACATCACCACGGCGTACAGCCGGTTGCTGGCCCCGCAGCTGGGTGCGGCGCTCGCATCGTCCTGA